CCTATGATCTTTCAGGGGTAAAACCGGACAGGTCCGGTAATGGGAGAGGTCAATCGGAAGCTGCAAGCTGTTCGCCGCCCTCATAGATAAGTAGGGGTTTGGCATTTCCAGTGATTACGATCTCTTCTACGACTACCTTGGTAACAGAATCGAGGGATGGTAGATCATACATGGTGTCGAGGAGTACCTGTTCCAAGATGGAACGCAGACCACGCGCCCCAGTTTTGCGCTTCATCGCCTTGCGTGCTACTGCACTGAGTGCCTCCGTGCGGAATTCCAGTTCGCAACCATCCATGCTAAACATGCGTTGATATTGTTTGATGACGGCATTTTTGGGTTCGGTAAGGATGCGCACCAAGGCCTCTTCGTCGAGTTCGCTCAGTGTGGCCATGACCGGCAGGCGACCGACAAACTCTGGGATGAGACCATAACGGATAAGGTCTTCGGGTTCCGCCTCATTCAGCAGGTCACTGAGACCTTTGCTGTTGTCCTTGCTGCGTACATCCGCAGAGAAGCCGATACCACTCTTTTCGGTGCGGGCACGGATGACCTTATCTAGCCCCGCGAACGCTCCGCCACAAATAAACAGAATATTTGCAGTGTTGACCTGAAGGAATTCCTGCTGCGGATGCTTACGCCCACCTTGGGGAGGTATCGAGGCAATAGTGCCTTCGATGAGCTTAAGCAGGGCTTGCTGCACCCCCTCGCCGGAAACATCCCTGGTGAGAGAGGGATTATCCGATTTGCGGGAGATTTTATCGATCTCGTCGATGTAGACGATCCCAGTTTGGGCCTTTTCTACGTCGTAGTCGCACTTCTGAAGCAGTTTCTGGATGATGTTTTCGACATCTTCTCCGACGTAACCGGCCTCGGTGAGGGTGGTGGCATCGGCGATGGTGAAGGGGACGTTGAGTAATCGTGCAAGGGTCTCGGCCAGCAGCGTCTTGCCGCAGCCGGTAGGACCAATTAGCAGGATATTGCTCTTGGACAACTCGACATCGTCTTTTTTGTAGCCAACATCTAGGCGTTTGTAGTGGTTGTATACCGCTACCGATAATACTTTTTTGGCAGAGTCTTGACCGATAACGTAGTCGTCGAGAATCCGACGGATCTCCCGGGGGGTAGGCAGATGACGACCTTTGGCCGTCGTGGACTTTTCCTGCACCTCATCGCGGATGATGTCGTTGCATAGTTCAACGCATTCGTCACAGATGAAGACCGACGGCCCCGCGATAAGCTTACGCACCTCATGCTGGCTTTTGCCGCAAAAGGAGCAATAAAGCAGCTTATTGTCGTCCCGGCCGTGTCTGTCGTTGCTCATCGAAATCCCCGGAAAAACCCTGGCCGTAGCCAAGGAAAAGTAAGGGGCAACGGTATCGACATCGTATTTTTACCGTTGCCACAGTGAATCGGCGAATCGGCCTTTCACCGATTCGGGCCTTGCGGCTCTACCCATCAGGGCTGTGTAATCATTCACGCCCTTTCATGGGGAGTGAATGGTTACAACTGATCGTACCAATGTCTCCCAATATAACCGAAGAGGTATTATCGCAACGCACTACGCTGGGAGAGCATTCTTGTTACGATTGAGGCGTTGTTGGCACGACCCGTTGGGTCAGGATCTCGTCGATGAGACCGTATTCTATCGCTGCCTGGGGACCCATAAAGTTATCGCGGTCCGTATCTTGCTGAATTCGCTCCAGGGGTTGGCCGGTATGTTTGACCAGAATCTGGTTGAGCTTGTCGCGAATGAGCAGAATCTCTCGAGCATGGATATCGATATCGGTAGCTTGTCCGTGGAAGCCACCGAGAGGTTGGTGGATCATCATCCGTGAGTGGGGCAAACAATAGCGCTTACCGGCTGCCCCGCCCGCCAGGAGCAAGGCTCCCATGCTGGCTGCCTGGCCAACACACAGGGTGCTCACGTCGGGTTTAATAAACTGCATGGTATCGTAGATGGCGAGTCCCGCGCTGACAGAACCGCCTGGGGAATTGATATAAAAATGGATGTCCTTATCTGGATTTTCTGATTCCAGAAAGAGGAGTTG
The sequence above is a segment of the Gammaproteobacteria bacterium genome. Coding sequences within it:
- the clpX gene encoding ATP-dependent Clp protease ATP-binding subunit ClpX — encoded protein: MSNDRHGRDDNKLLYCSFCGKSQHEVRKLIAGPSVFICDECVELCNDIIRDEVQEKSTTAKGRHLPTPREIRRILDDYVIGQDSAKKVLSVAVYNHYKRLDVGYKKDDVELSKSNILLIGPTGCGKTLLAETLARLLNVPFTIADATTLTEAGYVGEDVENIIQKLLQKCDYDVEKAQTGIVYIDEIDKISRKSDNPSLTRDVSGEGVQQALLKLIEGTIASIPPQGGRKHPQQEFLQVNTANILFICGGAFAGLDKVIRARTEKSGIGFSADVRSKDNSKGLSDLLNEAEPEDLIRYGLIPEFVGRLPVMATLSELDEEALVRILTEPKNAVIKQYQRMFSMDGCELEFRTEALSAVARKAMKRKTGARGLRSILEQVLLDTMYDLPSLDSVTKVVVEEIVITGNAKPLLIYEGGEQLAASD
- the clpP gene encoding ATP-dependent Clp protease proteolytic subunit, whose amino-acid sequence is MIDRFSNTLAGATPITGLNLVPIVIEQSARGERAYDIYSRLLKERVIFLVGPVEDYTANLVLAQLLFLESENPDKDIHFYINSPGGSVSAGLAIYDTMQFIKPDVSTLCVGQAASMGALLLAGGAAGKRYCLPHSRMMIHQPLGGFHGQATDIDIHAREILLIRDKLNQILVKHTGQPLERIQQDTDRDNFMGPQAAIEYGLIDEILTQRVVPTTPQS